tgttttatcttttacaaACTTTTGCATGATCGATTGCAAACTTTTAAACGATATTCGTAtgattttgtagatttataagTAATTAACATAAGAGAACCGTAAAAATAACAAACGCAAACATGATAATACGTTGAAGCCCCGCAACGTGGGGTATTAAACCGGCCACCTAGTTAAagtataaaaatgttaatacaaaatttgaaataaatttatatgaaaaatagAAACTATTTTATTGTCTTATACATGGCATATAGCCATATAGGTCAATACGTAGTATAAAAGCCTAAAGCTTAGTAAACCAAGTCAAATTGACAAATAAAAATCTGGGCCAAAACTATACACGACGTATAGACCTATACTCCTCGTATatgtatatcttttaaaaagtcaaaaaatgTCACGTACGTGTCATTCCCCACACCGAGTAGTATAATctaactagtcctaatacccctATGATGTACGGTAACCacataaattgtatcataaagaaattcgaatgtCTCATAtatatgattcgtgagtatgaaataaattttggttaaagtaaatcgataatCAAAGccaaattataataaacagtaatcataaatataatatatgtttagttagagttttggattaaccataaatttttagaactatatcaaaatcggaacttgtacgcatagtggatgatgacaaatagcattgtgattttggatcgtaaactcaaatttttgaagtcttcatgttaataatttattataattaatataagaaataggagttaaagaatgaaaaaaaaaagagacaatttattaatgaaaaaacgatcaatcaaaaaAGGTTATAATATCTTTcgtattaataagccaagagtcagtatttaattataagtctaataaggaaattgaatttgtatacaactaaaaaaagttaatttaataaaataaataaattaaaataacacgTGTCAATCAAAGATTACGCCACTTGTTGTTTCAAGAAcatgtcaatcctgttttagtttattggtagattattgagtttaattaatataattttacgTAGGCGTTAGATACAAGTTaggaaattaataaaatttgaataCCTTAGTTTAGATAATAAGTTTATTAAACTAATACGAAACCTATTTAAATATGGATAGAAAAGATTAttagaaaaatattattaaataggacttttatgaatttgattaaaaaaaaacacttgtcATATTAATATAATGCCATGTGTCGATCAAAAAAGTCTACAatcttattttagtttattggtagatattatAGTATAAGGGTACTAACATTGAGCTCACTTAGTCTAGTATCTCTAAGGTGTAAgcttaaaaatttttatattgcACATACATATTGAAAATTATTTGTGAgcaagtgaaaagttattttaggaggTACTCTTAgtaacttttcaaatcaagcccaatcaataattatttttcatataatgattgttttttgattttttttaataatatatgtgtaattttgaattttacaattatgtagagACTTGAATTATCattcgttatacaattatgtggagatatgaattcttgatcacatgtccACGAATATTACTATGATGACATGTATGTAAGTTGATCACATGTATACAAGTTTTTTTGTAAATAGATTTTCTATGAGATAGATTATGATCAAAGTACATAGATAGTCATATAAACATGTGTAAGCAATTACATAGTCATATAAACATGTATAAGCAATCATAtagtaaataattttaattcaaagaaGATTTCTAAAAGTTCTTGCCTTTTTAGGGGatcttaaaataactttactcGAGTGAGTAATTGtcattgtatataatatatacgaTGCCTTTTTGTGACTTTCGGAAATAGGGAAATgcctttttaaataattttttttttacaaactaaAAACTAACTACCTCAAAAAAGAATTCCAATCGTAATAAACTCCATTAAGATATGATGAGATAGACACTGCCAATTAATGACCAAAGGAAATGCATTCAAATCATTACAATTACATGAAGGCCCGATTACTTACTACTAAGGCAAATAAGGTGTCattgaattgaatgaatgaaattaaGTCTAAATTCCATAATACAATAGTGCATCACacaaacatacatatagatTAATTACGAGTAACACACAAACAAGCTAGTTAACACCCTCTTGCGTCACCATGGATATCCTAACTGTGTTAACATTCTCGATTCGAGGGGGTCAGGTTGTTGAGCTGTTGATCCACTTGTCTGCCCTCCATTAGTCTCACAAGCTGGCCTGACCTTTAGTAGTATGCCACAGATCCAAAAGTGATGTTGTTTGACAACCTTGCGAAACCCATCCGCATCTTCGAATGTCACATAGCAATGGATCGTATTAAGTAATCTCATAAAGGGGTCTGGATGCTGGTTTATGGCAACTACTCGGCCGTAATAGCCGAAATGTGGCCAAAGCTTGTCTAGTTTGATACTGTCATCTAGATTTGTCAAGAGGGTAGTTTTTCTCATGTTTGGATAGTACAAAGTTACCGTAAcctataaaagaaatattaaatatataatcaattatTAGTAACATGAAAATTAAAGGGCTTTCGAATTCACtaataattaacaattaattGATACTATGTCTATTTTTTTAACACTCCATCGGAAATTTTTGTGTCGAGTAAACAAAATTAGTAGTATTATAGCATAgggaaaaattagaaaaattccTAACTAACCATCAAAACGGGCCATAACAGGATTAGTTTTCTTCGCCCAAATTTTTGGTGACGATCTCGCAAGAATGGGCTAATTAATTATTGTGAGGTCATTTTAAAAGTCTGTTTTTTCAATTTGAATTTATAAAACAAGCgacaataacataaaaaacgatcgattaattcttttcatgtattcaataaataactaaaaatataaaacattgaTCGAGAACTCACCGGCCATCCTCATACAAAAGGAGCTCGGAAAGGATACGACGAACACAACTATCGTCACCATTAACCTTTACAAATCCATATCCTTTCTTTCTGACCAATGGCGTATCCAGGAAATTATAATAGGGTATGCAAAGtttaaatattttagaaatCAGATTTTTTGTTGGGACTCATACACATTAGAAGATGTGTTATATCCATTCATTTTTTAcattgcattcttgagttagtTTTTGATTGGAAAAAGaaggaaaggaaaaaaatgtcaaaagacATTTTTGAGTtctatttaaaagaa
The sequence above is drawn from the Erigeron canadensis isolate Cc75 chromosome 4, C_canadensis_v1, whole genome shotgun sequence genome and encodes:
- the LOC122597686 gene encoding heterogeneous nuclear ribonucleoprotein A/B-like, coding for MTTTRLFVGGLSPITEEVHLVNYFSKFGRVLDAKVVVDATGRNKGVGFVTIYGGDACGILSECHIVGGRVVTVTLYYPNMRKTTLLTNLDDSIKLDKLWPHFGYYGRVVAINQHPDPFMRLLNTIHCYVTFEDADGFRKVVKQHHFWICGILLKVRPACETNGGQTSGSTAQQPDPLESRMLTQLGYPW